A genomic window from Methylorubrum extorquens includes:
- a CDS encoding AAA family ATPase yields MIINRLVLRDFRGFSRETIDFDERLTVLVGANGAGKTSVLDAISILLDQYSARLLYARATARRLSDGDTRINAPETRITLEVTEDCKTYRWTLAKQGSRERILKPKSSEFEDLNQLVRHIADSAESEQYYLTDVSLPVYYDQRRALADIPKRKSGSAKHGARDAFSESRERSGLDFRGFTYWFQERESEELRRQRRDATYRDPQLETVRRSIEAATGLSELGYRTIPPRGLTIRKGETELHIEQLSTGERTFLSIAGDLARRLAMISSEGNESRLGRAIVLIDEVELHLHPRWQRKVMPWLLGAFPNCQFIVTTHSPQVVGEISAQHLRVLSFSSRGSRVGQVAATRGRDSNFILASALGAEERSAAARSALKAVEEALARDNVQQAQAALEAAAIVIEGSAPELAIAEARIQRRAKRAQ; encoded by the coding sequence ATGATAATCAACCGACTCGTCCTGCGAGACTTTCGGGGGTTCTCGCGTGAAACCATCGACTTTGACGAGCGACTAACTGTGCTTGTCGGAGCGAACGGTGCTGGAAAGACGAGCGTGCTGGACGCGATTTCGATCCTATTAGATCAATATTCAGCACGTCTCCTGTACGCGCGCGCTACTGCTCGGCGACTGAGTGACGGAGATACACGCATAAATGCGCCTGAGACTCGAATAACGCTTGAGGTCACGGAGGATTGCAAGACGTACCGCTGGACACTTGCGAAGCAGGGTAGCCGTGAGCGCATACTGAAGCCTAAATCCAGCGAGTTTGAGGACCTGAACCAACTCGTTCGCCATATTGCTGACTCGGCTGAAAGTGAGCAATATTATTTAACGGACGTCAGTCTTCCGGTTTATTACGACCAACGCCGGGCTTTAGCTGATATACCCAAACGTAAGTCAGGTTCTGCGAAGCATGGCGCACGGGACGCATTCTCGGAGAGCCGTGAGAGGTCCGGCCTAGATTTTCGTGGATTCACCTATTGGTTCCAGGAGCGGGAGAGCGAGGAGCTCCGCCGGCAACGGCGTGATGCGACGTACCGAGACCCCCAGCTAGAAACAGTTCGCCGATCCATTGAAGCGGCAACAGGACTTTCGGAGTTAGGCTATCGTACGATTCCCCCTCGCGGGCTCACAATTAGAAAGGGAGAGACCGAGCTCCATATTGAGCAGCTGTCTACAGGCGAGCGGACATTTCTATCGATAGCTGGTGATCTGGCTCGTCGTCTTGCTATGATTTCCAGCGAAGGGAATGAATCTCGGCTAGGTCGCGCTATCGTTCTTATAGATGAGGTCGAACTTCATCTGCATCCACGATGGCAGCGCAAAGTCATGCCATGGCTTTTGGGGGCATTCCCAAATTGCCAGTTTATCGTGACGACACATTCACCGCAGGTGGTGGGAGAGATTTCCGCGCAACACCTTCGGGTCTTGAGTTTTTCGTCTAGAGGAAGCCGGGTCGGCCAGGTCGCTGCAACTCGGGGCCGCGACAGTAACTTCATTTTGGCTAGTGCGTTAGGTGCCGAGGAGCGGAGCGCAGCAGCTCGCTCCGCGCTTAAGGCGGTTGAGGAGGCTCTCGCCCGAGACAACGTCCAACAGGCCCAAGCTGCCCTTGA
- a CDS encoding helix-turn-helix domain-containing protein, translating to MVMTRRRVDTAHKLLTSGTPAREIALTIGVSVATLYRHPPAPVQETISVRCQNDL from the coding sequence ATGGTAATGACACGTCGGCGGGTCGACACGGCACATAAGCTTCTCACCTCTGGCACGCCCGCCCGTGAGATCGCGCTAACGATCGGTGTATCAGTTGCCACTCTTTATCGACATCCTCCCGCTCCAGTTCAGGAAACAATCAGCGTTCGATGTCAGAACGATCTGTGA
- a CDS encoding IS110 family transposase produces MDEQPTVFVGIDVSKDRLDVHLRPSDEAFHVARDQKGLETLARRLDSLPVALVVLEATGGFEASVAAALAALGLPLCIVNPRQIRDFARAMGRLAKTDTLDAEVIALFAERIRPPARPLPEPERRHFAELVSRRRQIIGMINMEANRRDQAVDKQLIRGVNRHISFLERELAELDSEIGQAIEASPVWCETEALLKSVPGIGDVTARTLLAQLPELGTIGRHQLAALVGIAPINRDSGLMRGRRSIAGGRTSVRGVLYMAALTAIRRGSPFRPFYERLTQRGRPRKVALVAVMRKLLVTFNAIVRDRTPWRPLTA; encoded by the coding sequence ATGGACGAACAACCCACTGTCTTCGTCGGCATCGACGTATCTAAGGACCGCCTCGACGTTCACCTCAGACCCTCGGACGAGGCGTTTCATGTCGCGCGGGATCAAAAGGGGCTGGAGACCCTCGCCCGGCGCCTCGACAGCCTACCGGTTGCCCTGGTCGTCCTGGAAGCCACGGGAGGGTTCGAGGCAAGCGTGGCTGCCGCCCTGGCAGCCCTCGGCCTGCCGCTCTGCATCGTCAACCCACGCCAGATTCGCGACTTTGCCAGGGCGATGGGCCGTCTGGCCAAGACCGACACGCTCGACGCCGAGGTCATCGCCCTGTTTGCCGAGCGCATCAGACCTCCGGCCAGACCGCTGCCGGAGCCGGAGAGACGTCACTTCGCTGAGCTCGTGAGCCGGCGGCGACAGATCATCGGGATGATCAACATGGAGGCCAATCGCCGCGATCAAGCGGTGGACAAACAGCTGATACGAGGGGTCAACCGTCACATCTCCTTCTTGGAGCGGGAGCTCGCGGAGCTCGACAGCGAGATCGGCCAAGCTATCGAAGCCTCTCCGGTCTGGTGCGAGACCGAAGCTTTGCTCAAGTCCGTGCCTGGCATCGGCGATGTCACGGCACGAACGCTTCTGGCTCAGCTACCCGAACTCGGCACCATCGGCCGCCACCAACTCGCTGCCCTCGTCGGTATCGCCCCGATCAACCGTGACTCAGGCCTGATGCGAGGCCGGCGATCCATCGCAGGCGGGCGAACATCTGTTCGGGGTGTGCTGTACATGGCTGCGCTGACCGCGATCCGGCGAGGCTCTCCCTTCCGGCCCTTCTACGAGCGGCTCACCCAGCGTGGCCGACCGAGGAAGGTTGCCCTTGTTGCGGTGATGCGAAAGCTCCTGGTGACGTTCAACGCCATCGTCCGCGATCGTACGCCATGGCGGCCACTCACCGCTTGA
- a CDS encoding TM0106 family RecB-like putative nuclease has translation MPRVADQLLQARHINLWYALPTLTGACQGRRRRDGDMPALTLESGRLSPTFLATFLGCATSAAWTLEKRRGLRSPPEAVVDAQAELVQRKGQEHEDRCLAALHAQHGAPVVIGRGSPEQAMRATRAAMDRGAPLIAQAALADGPWIGYADFLVRVEAACPNWAWSYEPWDAKLAHTAQPAHVLQIALYGDLLARVQGRVAEHGALMLGSGDPAVPHVIERFRLAEVRHYVRRAARRLERFAADTPSGLEGEPCGHCGKCEWGGTCEDAWTQADHLCRVADISRRQRQRLMETGVSTLTLLGALGADRVSGIGTETLARLVQQARLQRRSADEERGVHELLPHANGLGFDRLPQPHPDDLFFDFEGDPMHPGGLEYLCGVLWRAKPGDADGTPVPGHPGMRFLAVWAHDRAQEKHAFSEVMAFLTRRLSGAPGAHLYHYAPYEKTALRRLASMHAVAEVAVDDLLREGRMVDLYRVVREGVRVGEPSYSIKSLERFYMPPRTTEVVSGGDSLVLYDRWRTTGDASALAAIHDYNRDDCLSTVLLRDWLVGLAQTAGIVIGRALPEEPRPEADEARETREEREREQAALEARVAGDPSLPGAETRQLMADLVGFHRREQKPAWWAYFDRQERGLEELQEDEECLAGCRRDGDDWIGTDKQSLTFRFRYPEQETKLRAGSPVHLTQGGASAGTIVTVDEAARLVTVKRGKRSGPLPEEASFMPGKPLKVDVLRQAVWTVAADMAAGGTDFPHIAALLARTPPRLAGRATGSPIIAVEAREDPARLLTSAIAAVRALDRSWLVIQGPPGAGKTYTTSHLIAALIADGKTVGIASNSHKAIDNVLHAVESRLHEAGQPIVRLGQKKDSGGEDGFSGRGYVASVGDNKHIDPTLPILAGTAWLFARDELRASRDVLFVDEAGQVSLGNLVAMAQGARALVLVGDQMQLAQPIQGAHPRASGASALDHLLEGHAVVPPERGIFLSRTWRMHPDLCSFVSAAVYDGQLQAESGCAQQRLVLAPGAHPALKSTGLAFRPVVHSGCRQRSEEEADEVCALLDSLLRQRVVDRRGHKRAITLDDVLVVAPYNMQVNLLKSRLPTGARVGTVDKFQGQEAEVVLVSMATSGAEDMPRDAAFLLSRNRFNVAISRARCLAVLVASPGLLDLVAKSVEEMRLANLFCWAEEHSACAGLIPMIPGMDRSAKEEV, from the coding sequence ATGCCGCGCGTAGCCGACCAACTGTTGCAGGCCCGACACATCAACCTGTGGTACGCGCTTCCTACGCTAACCGGTGCCTGCCAAGGCCGGAGGCGCAGGGATGGGGACATGCCGGCCTTGACGCTCGAGAGCGGTCGCCTCTCGCCGACCTTCCTCGCGACGTTTCTCGGCTGCGCTACCTCGGCGGCCTGGACGCTGGAGAAACGGCGCGGCCTGCGGTCTCCGCCGGAGGCCGTTGTGGACGCACAGGCCGAGCTCGTTCAGAGGAAGGGGCAGGAACACGAGGATCGCTGCCTGGCCGCGCTCCATGCGCAGCACGGCGCCCCGGTCGTGATCGGCCGAGGCAGCCCCGAGCAGGCTATGCGGGCGACCCGCGCCGCGATGGACCGCGGCGCGCCGCTGATCGCGCAGGCGGCTCTCGCGGACGGGCCATGGATCGGTTACGCCGACTTCCTCGTGCGGGTCGAGGCCGCCTGCCCGAACTGGGCCTGGTCCTACGAGCCGTGGGACGCCAAGCTCGCCCACACGGCCCAGCCCGCGCACGTGCTGCAGATCGCCCTCTACGGTGACCTTCTGGCCCGGGTGCAGGGGCGCGTGGCCGAGCACGGTGCGCTGATGCTCGGCAGCGGCGATCCGGCTGTGCCGCACGTGATTGAGCGGTTCCGGCTCGCCGAGGTCCGACACTACGTCCGCAGGGCCGCCCGGCGCCTCGAACGGTTCGCAGCCGACACGCCCAGCGGACTTGAAGGCGAGCCATGCGGGCATTGCGGCAAGTGTGAGTGGGGCGGGACCTGCGAGGACGCGTGGACGCAGGCCGATCATCTCTGCCGGGTCGCGGACATCTCGCGCCGTCAGCGCCAGCGCCTGATGGAAACCGGCGTCTCGACCCTGACCCTACTCGGCGCCCTCGGGGCGGACCGCGTGTCGGGGATCGGCACTGAGACGCTCGCCCGTCTCGTTCAGCAGGCTCGGTTGCAGCGCCGGAGCGCGGACGAGGAACGCGGCGTCCACGAACTCCTCCCGCACGCCAACGGCCTCGGCTTTGATCGCCTGCCGCAGCCTCACCCGGACGACCTGTTCTTCGACTTCGAGGGCGACCCGATGCACCCGGGCGGCCTCGAGTACCTGTGCGGCGTGCTCTGGCGCGCGAAGCCCGGCGACGCGGATGGGACGCCGGTGCCTGGCCACCCCGGTATGCGCTTCCTGGCCGTCTGGGCGCATGACCGTGCCCAGGAGAAGCACGCGTTCAGCGAGGTGATGGCGTTCCTGACGCGCCGTCTCTCGGGCGCCCCTGGCGCTCACCTCTACCACTACGCGCCCTATGAAAAAACGGCCCTACGCCGACTCGCCTCGATGCACGCGGTGGCCGAGGTCGCGGTCGACGACCTCCTGCGGGAGGGCCGCATGGTCGACCTCTACCGCGTCGTGCGAGAGGGCGTGCGGGTGGGCGAGCCGAGCTACTCGATCAAGAGCCTTGAGCGCTTCTACATGCCACCCCGCACAACCGAGGTGGTCTCTGGTGGCGACAGCCTCGTGCTGTACGATCGCTGGCGCACGACCGGCGACGCGAGCGCCCTCGCGGCCATTCACGACTACAACCGCGACGACTGTCTCTCGACCGTGCTGCTGCGCGACTGGCTCGTCGGGCTCGCGCAGACTGCGGGCATTGTGATCGGGCGCGCCTTGCCCGAAGAGCCACGGCCCGAAGCGGATGAGGCCCGTGAGACCCGGGAGGAGCGCGAGCGCGAGCAAGCCGCGCTCGAGGCGCGGGTCGCCGGCGATCCGAGCCTGCCGGGGGCCGAGACGCGCCAGCTCATGGCCGACCTCGTGGGGTTTCACCGCCGCGAGCAGAAACCAGCGTGGTGGGCCTACTTTGACCGCCAGGAACGCGGGCTCGAGGAACTGCAGGAAGACGAGGAGTGCCTCGCCGGCTGCCGGCGCGACGGTGACGACTGGATCGGCACGGACAAGCAGAGCCTGACCTTTCGCTTCCGCTATCCCGAACAGGAGACGAAGCTGCGCGCGGGCAGCCCGGTCCACCTCACGCAGGGCGGCGCGTCGGCCGGAACGATCGTCACCGTGGATGAGGCGGCCCGGCTCGTCACGGTGAAACGTGGCAAACGCAGTGGGCCCCTGCCGGAGGAAGCCAGCTTCATGCCTGGCAAGCCGCTGAAGGTTGATGTTCTGCGCCAAGCCGTGTGGACGGTCGCGGCAGACATGGCGGCAGGCGGTACAGACTTTCCACACATCGCTGCACTGCTGGCTCGCACGCCGCCTCGGCTGGCGGGGCGCGCAACTGGCAGCCCCATCATCGCGGTGGAGGCGCGCGAGGATCCCGCTCGGCTGCTCACATCGGCGATCGCGGCGGTCCGTGCGCTCGATCGTTCCTGGCTTGTGATCCAGGGACCACCCGGGGCTGGCAAGACCTACACGACTTCTCATCTCATCGCGGCGTTGATCGCCGATGGAAAGACGGTCGGTATTGCCTCGAACAGCCACAAGGCGATCGACAACGTGCTTCACGCGGTCGAGAGCCGGCTCCACGAGGCGGGCCAGCCCATCGTGAGGCTCGGGCAGAAGAAGGACAGCGGCGGCGAGGACGGATTTTCGGGTCGCGGTTACGTTGCGAGCGTCGGGGACAACAAGCACATCGACCCAACCCTGCCGATCCTTGCCGGTACCGCGTGGCTGTTTGCCCGCGACGAACTGCGTGCCAGCCGCGACGTGCTGTTCGTAGACGAAGCGGGTCAGGTTTCGCTCGGAAACCTCGTGGCGATGGCGCAAGGCGCGCGCGCGCTCGTGCTCGTGGGCGACCAGATGCAGCTGGCCCAGCCAATTCAGGGCGCACACCCGCGTGCGAGCGGCGCCTCGGCGCTCGATCATCTGCTCGAGGGCCATGCTGTGGTACCACCCGAACGCGGCATCTTCCTTTCGCGCACTTGGCGGATGCACCCAGACCTCTGCAGCTTCGTCTCGGCGGCAGTCTACGATGGGCAGTTGCAGGCAGAGAGCGGCTGCGCCCAACAGCGGCTCGTTCTGGCCCCTGGCGCCCATCCGGCCCTCAAATCCACGGGTCTGGCCTTCCGCCCCGTCGTGCATTCGGGCTGCCGGCAGCGGTCGGAGGAGGAAGCCGACGAGGTTTGCGCTCTCCTCGACAGCCTGCTGAGGCAGCGCGTGGTCGACCGTAGGGGGCACAAGCGTGCGATCACCCTCGACGACGTGTTGGTGGTCGCCCCCTACAACATGCAGGTGAACCTCCTGAAAAGCCGCCTGCCAACAGGCGCACGTGTTGGCACGGTCGACAAGTTCCAGGGGCAGGAGGCGGAGGTGGTTCTGGTCTCGATGGCGACCTCGGGGGCCGAGGACATGCCGCGCGACGCAGCCTTCCTGCTCTCACGCAACCGCTTCAACGTCGCCATCAGCCGGGCGCGGTGTCTCGCCGTTCTCGTCGCCTCACCGGGACTGCTCGATCTCGTGGCCAAGAGCGTCGAGGAGATGCGCTTGGCCAACCTGTTCTGCTGGGCAGAAGAGCATAGCGCGTGCGCCGGCTTGATACCGATGATCCCAGGCATGGATCGCTCGGCAAAGGAGGAGGTATAG
- a CDS encoding McrC family protein, giving the protein MITRTVLEWGRLPYGEDLARSDTIPMAMADRLAAVARRTELGGEDGGRILQHGRDAIRAGQIVGVLVAEGCTLEILPKIDLAGVGEDHADRPAALRRELIHMLAVALDLDIAVGPETALGTQHETLLEVLIRHFCTKLFEAVRRGLPRRYVSRADDLPALRGRLDVVRQFSALAASPQRLACRYDALSPDIALNQIMKAAVSRLASLARTPENVRSLRELTFAFAEIADIPVPALRWEEAVIDRTNARWGELKRLARLFLGGKFQTTSRGRAQGYALLFEMNVLFEEYVGRLLARSLAGEGVTVRLQGGGRYCLIELNEDGASGAKRFLTRPDIIVSRKGTPQLIIDTKWKRLASRVDDPKRGVAQGDVYQLMAYGRLYGCPQLMLLYPHHGTLTQPEGVIGQHRIEGGDDRLTVATIRLGQRSTIGDRLARLATSRPVEASAT; this is encoded by the coding sequence ATGATCACGCGCACGGTGCTCGAATGGGGCCGCCTGCCATATGGCGAGGACCTCGCCCGAAGCGACACGATCCCCATGGCCATGGCCGATCGGCTTGCGGCGGTGGCCCGGCGTACCGAGCTGGGTGGGGAGGATGGCGGCCGCATCCTGCAGCACGGGCGCGACGCGATCCGGGCCGGCCAGATCGTGGGTGTCCTCGTGGCCGAGGGGTGTACCCTCGAGATCCTGCCAAAGATCGACCTGGCCGGCGTTGGGGAGGATCACGCCGACAGGCCGGCGGCGCTCAGGCGCGAGCTGATCCACATGCTCGCGGTCGCCCTCGATCTCGACATCGCCGTTGGGCCCGAGACGGCGCTCGGCACGCAGCACGAGACGCTCCTCGAGGTGCTGATCCGCCACTTCTGCACCAAGCTCTTCGAGGCGGTGCGCCGGGGCCTGCCGCGTCGGTACGTTTCCCGGGCCGACGATCTGCCGGCGCTGCGCGGCCGCCTCGACGTGGTGCGGCAGTTCTCGGCGCTCGCCGCTTCGCCGCAGCGTCTGGCCTGCCGCTACGATGCGCTCTCGCCCGACATCGCCCTCAACCAGATCATGAAGGCGGCAGTGTCACGCCTCGCGTCTCTCGCCCGCACCCCTGAGAACGTCCGCAGCCTGCGCGAGCTCACCTTCGCATTTGCCGAGATCGCCGACATCCCGGTTCCGGCCCTGCGCTGGGAGGAGGCGGTCATCGATCGGACCAACGCGCGCTGGGGCGAGCTGAAACGGCTGGCGCGTCTGTTCCTCGGCGGCAAATTCCAAACGACCTCGCGCGGCCGGGCGCAGGGCTACGCGCTTCTCTTCGAGATGAACGTGCTGTTCGAGGAGTATGTGGGGCGCCTGCTGGCGCGATCCCTCGCCGGAGAGGGGGTCACGGTACGCCTCCAGGGAGGTGGCCGTTACTGCCTGATCGAACTCAACGAAGACGGGGCGAGCGGCGCCAAACGCTTTCTTACTCGGCCCGATATCATCGTCAGCCGGAAGGGCACGCCTCAGCTGATCATCGACACGAAGTGGAAGCGTCTGGCCTCGCGGGTCGATGACCCCAAGCGGGGCGTCGCACAAGGCGACGTCTATCAGCTGATGGCGTATGGACGCCTCTACGGCTGCCCGCAACTGATGCTGCTCTACCCGCATCACGGCACCCTGACCCAGCCCGAGGGCGTCATCGGCCAGCACCGCATCGAGGGCGGCGATGACCGGCTGACGGTCGCCACCATTCGGCTCGGGCAGAGGTCGACGATCGGGGATAGGCTCGCGAGGCTGGCCACATCGCGCCCCGTCGAGGCCTCGGCGACCTAG
- a CDS encoding AAA family ATPase encodes MAGEDPNETGAPLASSAPPLPADGASSSGVAFAEAALRTRYGTPVCGDKPNGKLVGFQLPDGRQIGLQRDVAMITLWIETSGLQGSPPIGDVTAYAAKQGRHSNLPPRLNHDPREEWRKQGFPRAVASVKLAEAAVGQLLDWYDTRRPGPDRTVLERLKQIFLAAYPDFLPDAFPAGTGKFHADEDAYKRALIARVRALVDGSTDDDTALGNRILEVLLGRDHNLLGNFRTNELLRAVRESHPGLLEAATGRLARDAAAPEEAAARFVEATWPALSAGREASMPYAESRVLPTLVLALVRPDEAILVRYQPFYNVGMMLLGRSLFANGPLSRTEYAAVLDLSRAIFAVMRDAWGWRPRDLFDVQGFIWVTCRDRAAGLPRGSIPESAVSAPTPEPTNLILYGPPGTGKTFRTAAEAVRLCGSDGIDLEDRTAVMTKYRELCDLKQIAFVTFHQSYAYEEFIEGLRPKPIPSESGEPGAGFTLEPEPGAFVRLARSALTSGGQSNASYDLTNKKFFKMSIGRANNAADEHIFEDAIETNSVLLGWGDRVDWSDEAFASREAMIEAWRPHHPDHASDEAVHGNVGYVRFPYILRNEVRTGDIIIVSKGNSLFRAIGEVVGPYRYVPRETDGYVNQRPVRWLWVSRDGAPVSDIFDRAFAMASIYELAASGINRPVLERYILSNRESADAHPPVPFVLIIDEINRANISKVFGELITLIEPDKRLGEPNALEVQLPYSRSTFGVPANLHIIGTMNTADRSIALLDTALRRRFTFRELMPDPNSLPELVDDVPLRNLLRILNERIEYLFDREHQIGHAYFIGCDTRTKIDAVMRTKVIPLLVEYFFEDWTRVAIVLGDADAEPGEGRFLVRTELKPPPGMTTDDYMSPRVRWTVRDPFPPDAYVGFA; translated from the coding sequence ATGGCCGGTGAGGATCCGAACGAGACCGGGGCGCCCCTCGCGAGCAGCGCACCGCCGCTGCCAGCCGACGGAGCGTCGTCCTCCGGTGTCGCTTTCGCTGAAGCGGCGCTTCGCACGCGCTACGGCACGCCCGTGTGCGGCGACAAGCCGAACGGCAAATTGGTCGGGTTTCAGCTTCCGGACGGACGCCAGATCGGGCTGCAGCGCGATGTCGCCATGATCACCCTCTGGATCGAGACCAGCGGGTTGCAGGGCTCGCCGCCGATCGGCGACGTGACCGCATACGCGGCCAAGCAGGGCCGCCACTCGAATCTGCCGCCCCGCCTAAATCACGATCCGCGCGAGGAGTGGCGGAAGCAGGGGTTTCCGCGCGCGGTGGCAAGCGTGAAGCTCGCCGAGGCCGCCGTCGGTCAGCTCCTCGACTGGTATGATACGCGCCGCCCCGGCCCCGACCGGACGGTGCTGGAGCGGCTGAAGCAGATCTTCCTGGCGGCCTACCCGGACTTCCTGCCCGACGCCTTCCCGGCCGGAACCGGGAAGTTCCACGCGGACGAGGATGCCTACAAGCGCGCGTTAATCGCCCGGGTCCGAGCGCTGGTCGACGGCTCAACCGATGACGACACGGCGCTCGGCAACAGAATTCTCGAGGTGCTGCTCGGTCGCGACCACAACCTGCTCGGCAACTTCCGCACGAACGAGTTGCTGCGCGCCGTGCGCGAGAGTCATCCCGGCCTGCTGGAGGCGGCAACTGGGCGACTGGCCCGTGATGCCGCGGCACCGGAAGAGGCCGCGGCCCGCTTCGTCGAGGCCACCTGGCCGGCCCTGTCCGCGGGGCGCGAGGCGAGCATGCCCTACGCCGAGAGCCGCGTGCTGCCGACCCTCGTTCTCGCCCTCGTGCGGCCCGATGAGGCCATCTTGGTCCGCTACCAGCCGTTCTACAACGTCGGCATGATGCTGCTCGGCCGCTCCCTCTTCGCGAACGGCCCGCTGAGCCGCACCGAGTACGCCGCCGTGCTCGACCTCAGCCGGGCGATCTTCGCCGTCATGCGCGATGCCTGGGGTTGGCGCCCGCGCGACCTCTTCGATGTCCAAGGCTTTATCTGGGTCACGTGTCGCGATCGCGCGGCCGGGCTCCCACGAGGTTCGATCCCGGAGTCTGCCGTGTCGGCACCCACACCAGAGCCCACGAACCTGATCCTGTACGGCCCACCGGGGACGGGAAAGACCTTCAGGACGGCCGCCGAGGCCGTCAGGCTGTGCGGGAGCGACGGCATCGATCTCGAGGATCGAACGGCCGTCATGACGAAGTACCGCGAACTCTGCGACCTCAAGCAGATCGCCTTCGTGACCTTCCATCAGTCGTACGCGTACGAGGAGTTCATCGAGGGCCTGCGCCCGAAGCCGATCCCCTCGGAGTCAGGTGAACCCGGTGCAGGATTCACGCTGGAGCCGGAGCCTGGCGCATTCGTCCGGCTGGCGCGCAGCGCGCTGACCAGCGGCGGCCAGAGCAATGCCAGCTACGACCTTACTAACAAGAAGTTCTTCAAGATGTCGATCGGGCGAGCCAACAACGCGGCCGACGAGCACATCTTCGAGGACGCGATCGAGACCAATTCCGTGCTGCTCGGCTGGGGCGACCGGGTCGATTGGTCGGACGAGGCCTTCGCCAGTCGGGAGGCGATGATCGAGGCTTGGCGGCCGCATCACCCGGATCACGCATCCGACGAGGCGGTGCACGGCAATGTCGGCTACGTTCGCTTTCCGTACATCCTGCGCAACGAGGTTCGCACCGGCGACATCATCATCGTGTCGAAGGGTAACAGCCTCTTCCGGGCAATCGGCGAAGTCGTCGGACCCTACCGGTATGTGCCTCGCGAGACGGACGGCTATGTCAACCAGCGACCGGTGCGATGGCTCTGGGTGAGCCGGGACGGCGCCCCGGTCAGTGACATCTTCGACCGTGCCTTTGCCATGGCGTCAATCTACGAGCTCGCCGCGAGCGGCATCAACAGGCCCGTTCTCGAACGCTACATCCTGTCGAACCGCGAGAGCGCGGACGCTCACCCCCCGGTTCCCTTCGTGCTCATCATCGACGAGATCAACCGTGCCAATATCTCCAAGGTGTTCGGCGAGCTGATCACGCTGATTGAGCCAGACAAGCGCCTCGGCGAACCGAACGCACTCGAGGTGCAGCTTCCTTACTCGCGCAGCACATTTGGGGTGCCGGCCAATCTCCACATCATCGGTACAATGAACACCGCCGATCGCTCGATCGCGCTGCTCGACACGGCGCTGCGCCGTCGGTTCACCTTTCGCGAGCTGATGCCGGATCCGAATTCGCTCCCGGAACTCGTCGACGACGTCCCGCTCCGCAACCTGCTGCGCATCCTCAACGAGCGCATCGAGTATCTCTTCGATCGTGAGCATCAGATCGGACACGCGTACTTCATCGGCTGTGACACGCGCACCAAGATCGACGCCGTGATGCGGACCAAGGTGATCCCACTGCTGGTCGAGTACTTCTTCGAGGACTGGACGCGGGTGGCGATCGTCCTGGGGGATGCCGACGCCGAGCCCGGGGAGGGTCGGTTCCTCGTGCGCACGGAGCTCAAACCGCCGCCTGGAATGACCACCGACGATTACATGTCGCCGCGCGTCCGGTGGACGGTCCGTGACCCGTTCCCGCCTGACGCCTACGTCGGCTTCGCATGA
- a CDS encoding 3'-5' exonuclease, with protein MNQPLDSIAAVLEGTGDYRVLRRLTPLPDRVEPPDEPTFTGLVLDVETTGTDVATDEVIELAILGFTYGASGRIYRVREAFNQLHQPSRPIPPAITRLTGITDADVAGQRIDDTAVEALARDAAVVIAHNASFDRQMCERRWPVFAERNWACSCHQIPWRTEGHEGLKLGYLLADHGYFHRGHRAIDDCHALLRLLDAPLRASGRLALACLLETARRPTVRPWAQGSPFETKDLLRARAYRWSPTRRCWYVDLEEDQLEIERRFLSEAVYRRPCEGLPADRLTARDRFSARANPEG; from the coding sequence GTGAACCAGCCTCTCGATAGCATCGCGGCCGTCCTTGAAGGCACTGGGGACTACCGGGTGCTGCGCCGGCTGACGCCGCTGCCCGACCGCGTCGAGCCTCCGGACGAGCCGACCTTCACCGGCCTCGTTCTCGACGTCGAGACCACCGGCACCGATGTAGCAACCGACGAGGTCATCGAGCTCGCCATCCTTGGGTTCACCTACGGCGCCAGCGGTCGCATCTATCGCGTGCGTGAGGCCTTCAACCAGCTGCATCAGCCGAGCCGGCCGATCCCGCCGGCCATCACGCGGCTGACCGGGATCACCGATGCAGATGTCGCGGGCCAGCGCATCGACGATACTGCGGTCGAGGCGCTGGCCCGGGACGCGGCGGTGGTCATCGCTCACAATGCGAGTTTCGACCGGCAGATGTGCGAGCGGCGCTGGCCGGTCTTTGCCGAGCGCAACTGGGCTTGCTCCTGCCATCAGATCCCCTGGCGGACGGAGGGGCACGAGGGCCTGAAGCTCGGCTACCTGCTCGCCGATCACGGCTACTTCCATCGCGGGCACCGGGCGATCGACGACTGCCACGCCCTGCTGCGCCTGCTCGACGCGCCGCTGCGGGCCTCTGGGCGGCTCGCACTCGCCTGCCTGCTGGAGACTGCCCGGCGCCCGACCGTACGGCCGTGGGCGCAGGGCTCGCCGTTCGAGACCAAGGATCTGCTGCGGGCGCGCGCGTATCGCTGGAGCCCAACGCGGCGCTGCTGGTACGTCGATCTCGAGGAGGATCAGCTTGAGATCGAGCGTCGTTTTCTGAGCGAAGCAGTCTACCGCCGCCCCTGCGAGGGGCTGCCCGCCGATCGCCTCACGGCGCGCGATCGTTTCTCGGCTCGGGCCAATCCCGAGGGGTGA